The following are encoded in a window of Bradyrhizobium sp. WBOS07 genomic DNA:
- a CDS encoding DUF1236 domain-containing protein, with the protein MKTRLAITLAAASLLASSAAFAQSTTEQGARDGARAGGEIGGPIGAMVGGTVGAAVGAGLEIPNAVLGGIPRNDSVVIQERVVVGEPLPPTVVLRPVPNYTEYRYAVVNDRRVIVEPRTRRVVKIID; encoded by the coding sequence ATGAAGACCCGTCTTGCGATTACGTTGGCTGCCGCTTCGTTGCTGGCGTCGAGCGCGGCCTTTGCCCAGTCGACGACCGAACAAGGCGCCAGGGACGGCGCGCGTGCAGGTGGTGAAATCGGCGGACCGATCGGCGCGATGGTTGGCGGCACCGTCGGTGCAGCCGTTGGCGCCGGCCTCGAAATTCCGAACGCGGTGCTGGGCGGAATCCCGCGCAACGATTCCGTGGTGATCCAGGAGCGCGTCGTGGTCGGGGAGCCCTTGCCGCCGACCGTGGTGCTCCGTCCCGTGCCGAACTATACCGAGTATCGCTATGCTGTCGTGAACGACCGCCGGGTGATCGTCGAGCCGCGCACGCGCCGCGTGGTCAAGATCATCGACTGA
- the gcl gene encoding glyoxylate carboligase, protein MAKMRAVDAAVRILEREGISTAFGVPGAAINPLYSALKKRGSIHHILARHVEGASHMAEGYTRAKAGNIGVCIGTSGPAGTDMITGLYSAIADSIPILCITGQAPRARLYKEDFQAVDIESIAKPVTKWAVTVREPALVPRVFSQAFHVMRSGRPGPVLIDMPLDVQLAEIEFDDETYEPLPVYKPTATRKQVEKALEMLNAAERPLIVAGGGIINADASDLLVEFAEIANVPVVPTLMGWGAIPDDHVLMAGMVGLQTSHRYGNATMLESDFVLGIGNRWANRHTGSVETYTKDRKFVHVDIEPTQIGRVFNPDLGIVSDAKAALELFVTVAREWRRAGRLRERQAWPASCRDRKKTMLRKSHFDNVPIKPQRVYEEMTKAFGRDTCYVTVIGLSQIAGAQFLGVYRPRNWINAGQAGPLGWTLPAALGVRAACPDRDIVALSGDYDFQFLIEELAVGAQFNLPYIHVVVNNSYLGLIRQAQRGFEMDYHVQLSFENINAPEIGVYGVDHVAVAEGLGCKAIRVIDPKDAQAAFATARELMAKHRVPVVVEFILERVTNIAMGTEIDNIVEFEEVLDLPLDEVGTVRPGVLQPAE, encoded by the coding sequence ATGGCGAAAATGCGAGCCGTCGATGCAGCCGTTCGAATTCTGGAGAGAGAGGGCATCTCGACCGCTTTCGGAGTTCCCGGGGCTGCGATCAATCCGCTGTACTCGGCGCTGAAGAAGCGCGGCTCGATCCACCATATTCTGGCACGACACGTCGAGGGCGCTTCGCACATGGCGGAGGGCTATACCCGCGCCAAGGCCGGCAACATCGGCGTCTGCATCGGAACCTCGGGGCCGGCGGGCACCGACATGATCACCGGGCTGTATTCGGCGATCGCCGATTCCATCCCGATCCTCTGCATCACGGGACAAGCGCCGCGGGCGCGGCTCTACAAGGAGGATTTTCAGGCGGTCGACATCGAGTCGATCGCAAAGCCGGTGACCAAATGGGCGGTGACGGTGCGGGAGCCGGCGCTGGTGCCACGGGTGTTCAGCCAGGCGTTTCATGTGATGCGCTCAGGTCGGCCGGGGCCGGTGCTGATCGACATGCCGCTCGACGTGCAGCTCGCCGAGATCGAGTTCGACGACGAGACCTATGAGCCGCTGCCGGTCTACAAGCCCACTGCCACGCGCAAGCAGGTCGAGAAGGCGCTGGAGATGCTCAACGCGGCCGAACGGCCGCTGATCGTCGCGGGCGGCGGCATCATCAACGCCGATGCATCGGACCTGCTGGTGGAATTCGCCGAGATCGCCAACGTGCCCGTCGTGCCGACGTTGATGGGGTGGGGCGCGATCCCCGACGATCACGTGCTGATGGCCGGCATGGTCGGGCTTCAGACCAGCCACCGCTACGGCAATGCCACCATGCTGGAATCCGACTTCGTGCTCGGTATCGGCAATCGCTGGGCCAATCGCCACACCGGATCGGTCGAGACCTACACCAAAGATCGCAAATTCGTGCATGTCGACATCGAGCCGACGCAGATCGGGCGCGTGTTCAATCCCGATCTCGGCATCGTCTCGGACGCGAAGGCCGCGCTCGAGCTGTTCGTCACCGTCGCCAGGGAGTGGCGGCGGGCGGGCAGGCTCCGCGAGCGCCAGGCTTGGCCCGCTTCCTGCCGCGATCGCAAGAAGACGATGCTGCGTAAGAGTCATTTCGACAACGTGCCGATCAAGCCGCAGCGCGTCTACGAGGAGATGACCAAGGCCTTTGGTCGCGACACCTGCTACGTCACCGTGATCGGTCTGTCGCAGATCGCCGGCGCGCAATTTCTGGGCGTCTATCGCCCACGCAACTGGATCAATGCGGGGCAGGCCGGGCCGCTCGGCTGGACCTTGCCCGCCGCGCTCGGCGTGCGCGCGGCCTGCCCGGATCGCGACATCGTCGCGCTGTCGGGCGACTACGACTTCCAGTTCCTGATCGAGGAGCTCGCGGTCGGTGCGCAGTTCAATTTGCCCTACATCCACGTCGTCGTGAACAATTCCTATCTCGGCCTGATCCGGCAGGCCCAGCGCGGCTTCGAGATGGACTATCACGTCCAGCTCTCCTTCGAGAACATCAACGCGCCCGAGATCGGCGTCTACGGCGTCGATCACGTCGCGGTCGCCGAGGGCCTCGGCTGCAAGGCGATCCGCGTCATCGATCCGAAGGACGCACAGGCCGCATTCGCGACCGCGCGCGAATTGATGGCCAAGCACCGCGTACCTGTCGTGGTCGAGTTCATCCTCGAACGCGTCACCAACATCGCCATGGGCACCGAGATCGACAACATCGTCGAGTTCGAGGAGGTGCTGGACCTGCCGCTCGACGAAGTCGGGACCGTCAGGCCCGGCGTGCTGCAGCCGGCGGAATAG
- a CDS encoding hydroxyacid dehydrogenase, protein MSVNNKRVFYVKYLANPIYVDILEARSDVRLDRIENESPEDFYAPILSAAHVYQIGAARDELAPHFHVDAAFLKRTPNLLLVSSNGAGFDPVDVEACTDAGVLVVNQSGGNAHSVAEHALAMMLTLSKRIIQSDRRLRRERDVNRNELVGNEVEHKTVGIIGLGNVGRRIAALCKGLLGMKVLAYDPYLSAEVMAERGGEKVGLDELLRRADFVSISCPLDKGSRNMISTREFALMQPHAYFITTARGFIHDEDALLQALRDKRIAGAGLDVWSKEPPPPEHPLLQFDNVLASPHTAGVTVEARRNMGRIAAEQVLDTLDGKRPPRIINPEVWPRYAERFKRAFGVTPG, encoded by the coding sequence ATGTCCGTCAACAACAAGCGCGTCTTCTACGTCAAATACCTGGCCAATCCGATCTATGTCGATATCCTGGAGGCACGGTCCGACGTCCGGCTCGACCGCATCGAGAACGAGAGTCCCGAAGACTTCTACGCGCCGATCCTGAGCGCGGCGCATGTCTACCAGATCGGCGCCGCCCGCGACGAGCTCGCCCCGCATTTCCATGTCGATGCCGCCTTCCTGAAGCGCACCCCGAACCTGCTGCTCGTCTCCAGCAACGGCGCGGGCTTCGATCCGGTCGATGTCGAGGCCTGTACCGATGCGGGGGTGCTGGTCGTCAATCAGTCCGGCGGCAATGCCCATTCGGTCGCCGAGCACGCGCTGGCGATGATGCTGACGCTGTCCAAACGCATCATCCAGTCGGACCGCCGCCTGCGCCGCGAACGCGACGTCAACCGCAACGAGCTCGTCGGCAACGAGGTCGAGCACAAGACCGTCGGCATCATCGGCCTCGGCAATGTCGGCCGCCGCATCGCCGCGCTGTGCAAGGGCCTGCTCGGTATGAAGGTGCTGGCCTACGACCCCTATCTCTCGGCCGAGGTGATGGCCGAGCGGGGTGGGGAAAAAGTCGGGCTCGACGAGCTACTGCGCCGCGCCGATTTCGTCTCGATTTCCTGTCCGCTCGACAAGGGCAGCCGCAACATGATCAGCACGCGCGAATTTGCGCTGATGCAGCCGCATGCCTACTTCATCACCACGGCGCGCGGCTTCATCCACGACGAGGATGCGCTGCTCCAGGCGCTGCGCGACAAGCGCATCGCCGGTGCCGGTCTCGACGTCTGGTCCAAGGAGCCCCCGCCGCCGGAGCATCCGCTGCTCCAGTTCGACAACGTGCTGGCAAGCCCCCATACCGCGGGGGTGACGGTCGAGGCGCGCCGGAACATGGGCCGGATCGCGGCCGAGCAGGTGCTGGACACGCTCGACGGCAAGCGCCCGCCGCGCATCATCAATCCCGAGGTCTGGCCGCGCTATGCGGAGCGCTTCAAGCGGGCTTTCGGCGTGACGCCGGGATAG
- a CDS encoding 2-hydroxy-3-oxopropionate reductase, protein MIDIGFIGLGTMGRPMAGHLLAAGHRVLLHDVAPVAPELIAAGGIPCMSGKEVAEEADAVIIMVPDTPHVEAVLFGQDGVASGISKGKIVVDMSSISPLATKEFAKKIEALGADYIDAPVSGGEVGAKAASLTIMIGGPERAFVTMKPVFDKMGRNVTRVGGNGDGQTTKVANQIIVALTIGAVSEALLFASKAGADPALVRQALMGGFASSRILEVHGERMVKRNFDPGFRIELHQKDLNLALEGARSLGLSLPSTAVAQQLFSACTAHGGKGWDHSAMVRALELMAGHEIAAA, encoded by the coding sequence ATGATCGACATCGGCTTCATCGGACTTGGCACCATGGGACGGCCGATGGCCGGCCACCTCCTGGCGGCGGGCCATCGCGTTCTCCTGCATGACGTCGCGCCCGTTGCGCCGGAGCTGATCGCGGCCGGCGGCATTCCCTGCATGTCCGGCAAGGAGGTCGCGGAGGAGGCGGATGCGGTGATCATCATGGTGCCTGACACCCCGCATGTGGAGGCCGTGCTGTTCGGCCAGGACGGGGTCGCCAGCGGGATCTCCAAGGGCAAGATCGTGGTCGACATGAGCTCGATCTCGCCGCTGGCGACGAAGGAGTTCGCGAAGAAGATCGAAGCGCTGGGTGCCGACTATATCGACGCGCCGGTGTCGGGCGGGGAGGTCGGGGCCAAGGCAGCGAGCCTCACCATCATGATCGGCGGCCCGGAGCGGGCTTTCGTCACCATGAAGCCGGTCTTCGACAAGATGGGCAGAAACGTCACCCGCGTCGGCGGCAACGGCGACGGGCAGACCACCAAGGTCGCCAACCAGATCATCGTCGCGCTGACGATCGGGGCCGTGAGCGAGGCGCTGTTGTTTGCGTCGAAAGCCGGCGCCGATCCGGCGCTGGTGCGGCAGGCGCTGATGGGCGGCTTTGCCTCCTCACGGATTCTCGAAGTGCACGGCGAGCGGATGGTGAAGCGCAATTTCGATCCCGGCTTCCGCATCGAGTTGCACCAGAAGGATCTCAATCTCGCGCTCGAGGGCGCGCGCTCGCTTGGCCTGTCGCTGCCGAGCACGGCGGTGGCGCAGCAATTGTTCTCGGCCTGCACCGCCCATGGCGGCAAGGGCTGGGATCATTCGGCGATGGTGCGGGCGCTGGAACTGATGGCTGGCCACGAGATCGCCGCTGCCTGA
- a CDS encoding Orn/Lys/Arg decarboxylase N-terminal domain-containing protein, producing MDYFKRFNFLFAAPAFDTDDLEGIRFNQIIEEIQRSGFEVVRARKLEDAEIAVQTDAAIGCMVVDWGKKGLEGKTSALINLMRRRGLDFPIILLIRRKRFEDLPVEVLDFIDGYVFLSEETPPFIAKNLISRLKQYAETLKTPFFGALVDYAEEGNQLWTCPGHNGGVFYNRSPIGRVFVEHLGESVFRDDLDNSVLDLGDLLTHEGPALKAQKEAAAIFGAEKTYFVLNGTSTSNKIALGALVTDGDLVLFDRNNHKAAHHGALMINGGIPVYVPTVRNAWGLIGPMRWDALDEKTLREAIRNHPLVRDRDAWRRERPFRVAVVEQCTYDGSIHSAEMILKRIGHLCDYILFDEAWAGFMKFHPLYAGRFAMGLSNLPPEAPGIIATQSTHKQLASFSQASQIHIKDRHIHGQKRRVEHRRFNESFMQHASTSPFYPLFASLDVGAQMMKGRSGEVLWDDTIRLGIELRKKIRAMRREFEEKEQNPDRRWFFEPFVPDRVAIPDVSRPGATHNVAWETLSTDELATNPALWQLSLDSNWHGFPGVTEGFAMTDPNKLTLLTPGFDRATGAYAEHGIPAPVVAQYLRENRIVPEKNDLNSLLFLLTPGVEASKAGTLISGLVAFKKLHDDNALLADVIPEFYQRRQARYAGERLRDLCGQMHGFFRAADVSALQARQFMPEHMPEIAMSPRDAARYLFKNDVDYLPIEAIAGRIATTPFVVYPPGIATIVPGERLTERAKPMVDYLKMFETCFNTFPGFDVEIQGVYKEIDAQGRIGLYTYVVAE from the coding sequence ATGGACTATTTCAAGCGCTTCAACTTCCTTTTCGCCGCACCGGCCTTCGACACCGACGACCTCGAGGGCATTCGCTTCAACCAGATCATCGAGGAAATCCAGCGCTCGGGATTCGAGGTGGTGCGGGCTCGCAAGCTGGAAGACGCCGAGATCGCGGTGCAAACCGATGCCGCGATCGGCTGCATGGTGGTGGACTGGGGCAAGAAGGGTCTCGAAGGCAAGACCTCGGCCCTGATCAATCTGATGCGGCGCCGTGGCCTCGACTTTCCGATCATCCTCCTGATCCGGCGCAAGCGCTTCGAAGATCTGCCGGTCGAGGTGCTCGACTTCATCGACGGTTACGTTTTTCTGTCCGAGGAAACCCCGCCCTTCATCGCCAAGAACCTGATCAGCCGGCTCAAGCAATACGCCGAGACGCTGAAGACGCCGTTCTTCGGCGCCCTCGTCGACTATGCCGAGGAAGGCAACCAGCTCTGGACCTGCCCGGGCCACAATGGCGGCGTGTTCTATAATCGCAGCCCGATCGGCCGCGTTTTCGTCGAGCATCTCGGCGAATCCGTGTTCCGAGACGACCTCGACAATTCCGTGCTCGATCTCGGCGACCTCCTCACCCATGAGGGGCCGGCGCTGAAGGCCCAGAAGGAGGCAGCCGCCATCTTCGGCGCGGAAAAGACCTATTTCGTTCTCAACGGCACCTCGACCTCGAACAAGATCGCGCTCGGCGCCCTCGTCACCGACGGCGACCTCGTGCTGTTCGACCGCAACAACCACAAGGCCGCCCATCACGGCGCGCTGATGATCAATGGCGGCATCCCGGTCTATGTCCCGACCGTCCGCAACGCCTGGGGCCTGATCGGTCCGATGCGCTGGGACGCGCTCGACGAGAAGACCTTGCGCGAGGCGATCCGCAACCATCCGCTGGTCCGGGATCGTGACGCCTGGCGCAGGGAGCGGCCATTTCGCGTCGCCGTCGTCGAGCAGTGCACCTATGACGGCTCGATCCACAGCGCAGAAATGATCTTGAAGCGCATCGGCCATCTCTGCGACTACATCCTGTTCGACGAGGCCTGGGCCGGCTTCATGAAATTTCACCCGCTCTATGCCGGCCGCTTCGCCATGGGCCTTTCGAACCTTCCCCCGGAAGCGCCAGGCATCATCGCGACGCAGTCGACACACAAGCAGCTTGCCAGTTTCTCGCAGGCTTCGCAGATCCACATCAAGGACCGCCACATTCACGGCCAGAAGCGGCGCGTCGAGCACCGCCGCTTCAACGAAAGCTTCATGCAGCACGCCTCGACATCTCCCTTCTACCCACTGTTCGCATCGCTGGATGTGGGCGCGCAGATGATGAAGGGCCGCTCCGGTGAAGTGCTGTGGGACGACACGATCCGGCTAGGCATCGAGCTGCGCAAGAAGATCCGCGCGATGCGCAGGGAGTTCGAGGAGAAAGAGCAAAATCCGGACCGCCGCTGGTTCTTCGAGCCCTTCGTGCCCGACCGTGTCGCCATTCCCGATGTCAGCCGTCCCGGCGCCACGCACAACGTCGCCTGGGAGACGCTCTCCACCGATGAACTCGCTACCAATCCTGCGCTGTGGCAGCTCTCGCTCGACAGCAATTGGCATGGCTTCCCCGGCGTCACCGAAGGCTTTGCCATGACCGACCCGAACAAGCTGACGCTGCTCACGCCCGGCTTCGACCGCGCCACCGGCGCCTATGCCGAGCACGGCATTCCCGCCCCCGTGGTCGCGCAATACTTGCGCGAAAACCGCATCGTGCCGGAGAAGAATGACCTCAACTCCCTGCTCTTCCTGCTCACGCCCGGCGTCGAGGCCAGCAAGGCCGGCACGCTGATCTCCGGCCTCGTTGCCTTCAAGAAACTGCACGACGACAATGCGCTGCTGGCGGACGTCATCCCGGAGTTCTATCAACGTCGGCAGGCGCGCTATGCCGGCGAGCGGCTGCGCGACCTCTGCGGGCAGATGCACGGCTTCTTCCGCGCCGCCGATGTCAGCGCGCTCCAGGCGCGGCAGTTCATGCCTGAGCACATGCCTGAGATCGCAATGTCGCCCCGCGATGCTGCGCGCTATCTGTTCAAGAACGACGTCGACTACCTCCCGATCGAGGCAATCGCGGGCCGCATCGCCACCACCCCCTTCGTGGTCTACCCGCCCGGCATCGCCACCATCGTGCCCGGCGAACGACTGACCGAACGCGCCAAGCCCATGGTGGATTATCTCAAGATGTTCGAGACGTGCTTCAACACGTTCCCGGGCTTCGACGTCGAGATCCAGGGCGTCTACAAGGAGATCGATGCTCAGGGGCGGATCGGGCTCTACACTTACGTCGTCGCCGAGTAG
- the hyi gene encoding hydroxypyruvate isomerase translates to MPKFAANLTMLFNEMPFLDRFAAAKAAGFSGVEYLFPYDFDKAQLREQLEAHGLTQVLHNLPAGNWAGGERGIAILPDRTAEFRDGVFRAIDYARAIDCEQLNCLVGIAPVDADPRELNETLVGNLRFAASTLARENIKLLVEPINTLDIPGFFLNGTEQAMQLISEVRSNNLFIQYDIYHMQIMEGDLARTMQEYLPEIAHIQLADNPGRHEPGTGEINYPFLFRHLDAIGYRGWIGCEYKPRTTTLEGLSWHAAQTFET, encoded by the coding sequence ATGCCCAAATTCGCCGCGAACCTCACCATGCTGTTCAACGAGATGCCGTTCCTCGACCGCTTCGCAGCGGCGAAGGCGGCGGGCTTCTCCGGGGTCGAATATCTCTTTCCCTACGATTTCGACAAGGCGCAGCTGCGCGAGCAGCTCGAAGCCCATGGCCTGACGCAGGTGCTGCATAATCTGCCGGCCGGAAACTGGGCGGGCGGCGAGCGCGGCATCGCGATCCTGCCCGATCGCACCGCCGAGTTCCGTGACGGCGTGTTTCGCGCCATCGACTATGCTAGGGCGATCGACTGCGAGCAGCTCAACTGCCTCGTGGGCATCGCGCCTGTCGATGCTGATCCGCGCGAGCTGAACGAGACGCTGGTCGGAAATCTGCGCTTTGCCGCCTCGACGCTGGCCCGCGAGAACATCAAGCTGCTGGTCGAGCCGATCAACACGCTCGATATTCCCGGCTTCTTCCTCAACGGCACCGAGCAGGCGATGCAGCTGATCTCGGAGGTGCGGTCGAACAACCTTTTCATCCAGTACGACATCTACCACATGCAGATCATGGAGGGCGATCTCGCCCGCACCATGCAGGAATATCTGCCCGAGATCGCCCATATCCAGCTCGCCGACAATCCCGGCCGGCACGAGCCGGGCACCGGAGAGATCAACTATCCCTTCCTGTTCCGTCACCTCGACGCGATCGGCTATCGCGGCTGGATCGGCTGCGAATACAAGCCGCGCACCACGACGCTGGAAGGCCTGTCCTGGCACGCCGCGCAGACATTTGAGACCTGA
- a CDS encoding thiamine pyrophosphate-binding protein, translating to MAIAEQRTSPPQAAQGASDGSWHGIVLQTLKRNEISLVPYVPDRVLTPLIKNLHADPFFTTFATAREEEAVGIVSGAWMGGRRGAVLMQTSGFATLANVLASLAVPYQIPLIMFVSERGTLGEFNYGQSLVCRTMRPVLDSLALEHHTITRLDELEFISDRSIKQAVTTQAPVALILNPLLTGGKVFDK from the coding sequence ATGGCGATTGCGGAACAGCGGACTTCGCCTCCTCAGGCGGCACAGGGGGCCAGCGACGGGAGCTGGCACGGCATCGTCCTGCAAACCCTGAAACGAAACGAGATCAGCCTCGTCCCTTACGTGCCCGACCGCGTGCTGACTCCATTGATCAAGAACCTGCACGCCGATCCGTTCTTCACCACCTTTGCCACCGCGCGCGAAGAGGAGGCGGTCGGGATCGTTTCGGGCGCCTGGATGGGCGGCCGGCGCGGCGCGGTGCTGATGCAGACTTCCGGCTTCGCGACGCTCGCCAACGTGCTGGCCTCGCTCGCGGTGCCCTACCAGATCCCCCTGATCATGTTCGTGTCCGAACGCGGCACGCTCGGCGAGTTCAATTACGGGCAATCGCTGGTCTGCCGCACCATGCGGCCGGTGCTGGATTCATTGGCGCTCGAGCATCACACCATCACCCGGCTCGACGAGCTCGAATTCATCTCCGACCGCTCGATCAAGCAGGCTGTCACCACGCAGGCGCCGGTGGCGCTGATCCTCAACCCGCTGCTCACCGGCGGCAAGGTTTTCGACAAGTGA
- a CDS encoding VanZ family protein: MSILVRSFAWLLAAAVTFATLGPPGLRPHSDLGQDGEHALAFILVGLAFGLAYPRRRLLIAAAAVVLIAVLELMQFWAPGRHARLEDFLVDALTACIGFALAAAVDWLLMRFRARPVATSEGPAE; the protein is encoded by the coding sequence ATGTCTATTTTGGTACGTTCATTTGCCTGGCTGCTCGCAGCCGCCGTGACTTTCGCCACACTCGGTCCCCCCGGCCTGCGGCCTCATTCCGACCTCGGCCAAGACGGCGAACATGCACTCGCATTCATCCTGGTGGGGCTGGCCTTCGGACTTGCCTACCCGCGCCGGCGCCTGCTGATCGCGGCGGCCGCCGTGGTCCTGATCGCCGTGCTCGAGCTGATGCAATTTTGGGCACCCGGCCGCCACGCCCGGCTGGAGGATTTCCTGGTCGACGCGCTCACCGCCTGCATCGGCTTTGCGCTCGCGGCCGCGGTCGATTGGCTGCTCATGCGCTTTCGCGCAAGACCCGTCGCGACAAGCGAAGGCCCCGCGGAGTGA
- a CDS encoding thiamine pyrophosphate-dependent enzyme, which yields MNTRNTKVMSRFDVTSRLIAKLQREEAVIGGIGNTNFDLWAAGHRPQNFYMLGSMGLAFPIALGVALAQPDRRVFALEGDGSLLMQLGALSTIATLKPKNLVMIVMDNGIYQITGAQPTPAAGVADIVAIAIGSGLANSAWAADEEDFERLLDAAMSAAEPHLVAVRIDDKPGVGTTRRDPVQIRERFMHGLGVREPL from the coding sequence ATGAATACGCGCAACACCAAGGTCATGAGCCGCTTCGATGTGACCTCGCGGCTGATCGCAAAGCTCCAGCGCGAGGAAGCCGTGATCGGCGGCATCGGCAACACCAATTTCGACCTCTGGGCCGCCGGCCACCGTCCGCAGAATTTCTACATGCTGGGCAGCATGGGGCTCGCCTTTCCGATCGCGCTGGGCGTGGCGCTGGCGCAGCCGGATCGGCGCGTCTTCGCACTCGAAGGCGACGGCTCGCTCTTGATGCAGCTCGGCGCGCTCTCGACCATTGCGACATTGAAGCCGAAGAACCTCGTCATGATCGTGATGGACAACGGCATCTACCAAATCACCGGCGCCCAACCGACACCCGCGGCAGGCGTCGCCGACATCGTGGCCATCGCCATCGGCTCCGGCCTTGCCAACAGCGCCTGGGCGGCGGACGAGGAGGATTTCGAACGGCTGCTCGATGCGGCGATGTCCGCCGCCGAGCCACACCTGGTCGCCGTCCGGATCGACGACAAGCCCGGGGTCGGAACCACGAGGCGTGATCCCGTGCAGATCCGGGAACGCTTCATGCACGGGCTCGGCGTGCGCGAGCCACTTTAA
- a CDS encoding Lrp/AsnC family transcriptional regulator, producing MALDRKDLAILAELTTNARASHAELASKIGLSSTALARRQKTLEDDGYIQAYQATLDLGQFGLTTTVLVRIALESQSDDALKAFEAEVVKCPSVVRCFLMSGTDDYILIVLARDIQDFERIHRTELSRLPRVARVQSSFALREIVNRAVPTVVFGEAKR from the coding sequence TTGGCCCTCGACCGGAAAGACCTCGCGATCCTCGCGGAACTCACGACCAATGCGCGCGCCAGCCATGCCGAGCTTGCCAGCAAGATCGGCCTGTCGAGCACGGCGCTGGCACGGCGACAGAAGACGCTCGAGGACGACGGCTACATCCAGGCCTACCAGGCCACGCTCGACCTCGGCCAGTTCGGCCTCACCACGACTGTGCTGGTTCGCATCGCGCTGGAGAGCCAGAGCGACGATGCGCTGAAGGCATTCGAGGCGGAGGTGGTGAAATGCCCCTCCGTCGTGCGCTGCTTCCTGATGTCGGGCACCGACGATTACATCCTCATCGTGCTGGCCCGCGACATCCAGGATTTCGAGCGCATTCACCGGACCGAGCTGTCCCGGCTGCCGCGCGTTGCGCGCGTGCAATCGAGCTTCGCGCTGCGCGAGATCGTCAACCGCGCGGTGCCGACGGTGGTGTTCGGCGAGGCGAAACGCTAG
- a CDS encoding GNAT family N-acetyltransferase, whose amino-acid sequence MIETAMRASDEPVLVRPSRESDVEAMLAIYRHHVRSGVPRDVEGTGAPEPDDLRDRRKNLKQTRLPHLVATFRGEVVGYAYAVLFRKRPAYRYTAKHSIYVHHAQLGRGVGRLLLQELIDACAAAGFRQMIGYIDADNEPSLALHEKFGFARAGLLSGVAYRHGRWSDTVMVQRSLGAGTTTPPPVTRRADRV is encoded by the coding sequence ATGATCGAAACAGCCATGCGCGCGAGTGACGAACCCGTCCTGGTCCGCCCGTCACGCGAGAGCGACGTCGAGGCGATGCTGGCGATCTACCGCCATCATGTCCGCAGTGGCGTGCCGCGCGATGTCGAGGGAACCGGCGCACCGGAACCGGACGATTTGCGCGACCGGCGCAAGAACCTGAAGCAGACCCGCCTTCCCCATCTGGTCGCGACCTTTCGCGGCGAAGTGGTCGGCTATGCCTACGCCGTGCTGTTTCGCAAACGGCCGGCCTATCGCTACACGGCCAAGCATTCGATCTACGTCCACCACGCGCAGCTCGGCCGCGGTGTCGGACGGCTGTTGCTCCAGGAATTGATTGATGCCTGCGCGGCGGCCGGCTTCCGCCAGATGATCGGCTACATCGATGCCGACAACGAGCCCTCGCTGGCATTGCACGAGAAGTTTGGCTTCGCGCGCGCCGGCTTGCTCAGCGGCGTCGCCTATCGCCACGGCCGCTGGTCCGACACCGTCATGGTGCAACGCTCGCTCGGCGCCGGGACGACGACGCCACCGCCGGTCACGCGCCGGGCCGATAGAGTGTGA